From Streptomyces sp. NBC_00690, a single genomic window includes:
- a CDS encoding DUF4352 domain-containing protein, whose amino-acid sequence MSTGAIVAIVLSSVVGGMLLLGILGAALSEDSPATSGKKVTPTAEAPVQPSKKAPAAAGEPKEAKPEKKSEKKAAPEPEVKVVAQKATFTPSILNDGGTFTSVKVTITNNSDKKISVNPLYFTITDTNGTKHESELGEDEHQIDTMDLEPGENSSGIVTGEGKFTPKYVTYVDGMFGDGVRGNVS is encoded by the coding sequence ATGTCCACCGGGGCCATCGTCGCCATCGTCCTCAGCAGCGTCGTCGGCGGGATGCTCCTGCTCGGCATCCTCGGAGCCGCGCTCAGCGAAGACTCCCCGGCCACGAGCGGGAAGAAGGTGACCCCCACCGCCGAAGCGCCCGTACAGCCGTCGAAGAAGGCACCGGCGGCAGCCGGCGAACCGAAAGAGGCCAAGCCCGAGAAGAAGTCGGAGAAGAAGGCAGCGCCCGAGCCGGAGGTGAAGGTGGTGGCTCAGAAGGCGACCTTCACGCCGAGCATTTTGAACGACGGCGGGACGTTCACCAGTGTGAAGGTGACCATCACGAACAACAGCGACAAGAAGATCAGTGTCAATCCGCTGTACTTCACGATCACCGACACCAACGGCACGAAGCATGAGTCCGAACTCGGCGAGGACGAACACCAGATCGACACCATGGATCTCGAACCGGGAGAGAACTCCAGCGGAATCGTCACCGGTGAGGGCAAGTTCACCCCCAAGTACGTGACGTACGTCGACGGCATGTTCGGCGATGGTGTGCGCGGCAATGTGAGCTGA
- a CDS encoding methyltransferase: protein MNRLTTSWGDVSLARFPEDPRDPLRAWDAADEYLLRHLQEGEGIPREPSRLVVVGDRWGALTVALAAGPVPTAPVQISDSFLGRQATLANLAHNGIESSAVRLLSTHDPVPERIDVLLVRVPKSLALLEDQLHRLAPAVHAGTVVIGTGMVSEIHTSTLRLFERIIGPTKTSLAAKKARLIFCTPDPQLRSAANPWPLRYALPDDTGVLAGRTVTNHAGVFCADRLDIGTRFFLRHLPRHRGAEHVVDLGCGNGVVGTAVALANPEASVTFVDESYAAVASAEATFRENAPTGSAAEFLVGDALSQLATGSVDLVLNNPPFHSHRARSDGTARRMFGDARRALRTGGELWVVGNRHLGYHVRLKQLFGNCKVMASDPKFVVLRAVKQ from the coding sequence ATGAACCGTCTGACCACGTCATGGGGCGATGTCTCACTCGCCCGTTTCCCCGAAGACCCCCGCGACCCCCTCCGCGCCTGGGACGCCGCCGACGAATATCTGCTGCGGCACCTCCAGGAGGGCGAGGGAATCCCCCGTGAACCGTCCCGGCTGGTGGTGGTCGGCGATCGCTGGGGTGCGCTGACCGTGGCCCTCGCCGCAGGCCCCGTCCCGACCGCCCCGGTGCAGATCAGCGATTCCTTCCTCGGTCGGCAGGCCACGCTGGCCAATCTCGCCCACAACGGCATCGAGTCCTCGGCGGTACGGCTGCTCTCCACCCATGACCCCGTGCCGGAGCGCATCGACGTGCTGCTGGTGCGGGTTCCCAAGAGCCTGGCGCTGCTGGAGGACCAGTTGCACCGGTTGGCACCGGCCGTGCACGCCGGGACCGTCGTCATCGGTACGGGAATGGTCAGCGAGATCCACACCTCGACGCTGCGACTGTTCGAGCGGATCATCGGCCCGACGAAGACCTCACTCGCGGCCAAGAAGGCACGCTTGATCTTCTGCACGCCCGATCCGCAGCTGCGCTCCGCTGCCAACCCCTGGCCGCTGCGCTATGCACTGCCCGACGACACCGGGGTGCTCGCCGGACGGACCGTGACCAATCACGCGGGTGTGTTCTGCGCCGATCGTCTCGACATCGGTACGCGGTTCTTCCTGCGCCATCTGCCCCGCCACCGCGGAGCCGAGCACGTGGTGGACCTCGGCTGCGGAAACGGGGTCGTGGGAACCGCCGTGGCCTTGGCGAACCCCGAGGCGTCGGTGACCTTCGTCGACGAGTCGTACGCGGCCGTGGCCTCGGCCGAGGCCACCTTCCGCGAGAACGCGCCCACCGGCAGTGCTGCGGAGTTCCTGGTGGGCGACGCCCTGTCGCAGCTCGCCACGGGGAGCGTCGACCTCGTACTGAACAATCCGCCCTTCCACTCCCACCGGGCCAGGTCGGACGGCACGGCCCGTCGGATGTTCGGCGACGCCCGCCGGGCGTTGCGCACGGGCGGTGAACTGTGGGTGGTGGGCAACCGACACCTCGGATATCACGTACGGCTCAAGCAGCTCTTCGGCAACTGCAAGGTCATGGCGAGCGACCCCAAGTTCGTGGTCCTGAGGGCCGTGAAGCAGTAG
- a CDS encoding TetR/AcrR family transcriptional regulator, which yields MAERTTPQGSRADLITDTALDVLAERGMRGLTHRAVDEAAGLPQGSTSNLFRTRQTLLEAVVTRLMHREVSILAIDEMPGPTDGTAALANALALAVHRSLNEHRTLVIARYELALEATRRPELRTAYDTAGRSFRGPLHALLTAAGSSDAERHTRSLIAWCEGLLFTCAAGADHLAPPDHETVRKGLTELLNGMLGRP from the coding sequence ATGGCCGAACGCACCACACCACAGGGCTCCCGAGCCGACCTGATCACCGACACCGCTCTTGACGTGCTGGCAGAGCGCGGGATGCGCGGGCTGACCCACCGCGCGGTGGACGAAGCGGCCGGACTCCCCCAGGGCTCCACCTCGAACCTCTTCCGCACCCGGCAGACACTGCTGGAGGCCGTGGTCACCCGGCTGATGCACCGCGAGGTCTCGATCCTTGCCATCGACGAGATGCCCGGGCCGACCGACGGCACGGCGGCCCTGGCGAACGCGCTCGCCCTGGCCGTGCACCGCTCGCTGAACGAACACCGCACGCTGGTGATCGCCCGGTACGAACTCGCCCTGGAGGCCACGCGCAGACCCGAGCTGCGCACGGCCTACGACACGGCCGGCAGGAGCTTTCGCGGGCCGCTCCACGCGCTGCTGACGGCTGCCGGGTCATCAGATGCGGAGCGGCACACCCGATCCCTGATCGCCTGGTGCGAAGGGCTCCTGTTCACCTGTGCGGCCGGAGCGGACCATCTCGCACCCCCCGACCACGAGACCGTACGGAAGGGACTGACGGAACTGCTGAACGGGATGCTCGGCCGCCCTTGA
- the lnt gene encoding apolipoprotein N-acyltransferase: protein MRIAAHLPELRHGGRAPGWFGPVHHRMGLAPLVGALPALAFPEPAWWWFAYVALVPWLLLLRSAPSGRQAAIEGWLGGMGFVIAVHHWLVPSLHVFIVVLGALLGLLWAPWGWLVHSRLRGGLSPSGTAVALVVVPSGWLMIELVRSWEGLGGPWGLLGASQFDVAPALVIASVGGVWLLTLLVVAVNTTIALLIAVPSARTAVLTGALVGALVITAMGFVAPRPEESGRMRVAIVQPGVFEGAGERGAEQRFARGEELTRALVGQRLDLVVWGESSVGADLGERPDLTARLTALSRAVGAEVLVNVDARRTDGGQGAGIYKSSVLVGPTGPTGDRYDKMRLVPFGEYVPARELLGWATSVGRAAGEDRVRGTRAVVMEVARGGTPGEGGTRIGPLVCFESAFPDMSRQLTRDGARLLLAQSATSSFQGSWAPEQHASLAALRAAENGRPMVHATLTGVSAVYGAEGDRIGRQLPTGTSAAAVYEVPLTRGTTGFVRFGDWAVQGAAAVLVVLGAWEATRRVRRRAPSPAVRPAHTTHGSARRPER, encoded by the coding sequence ATGCGGATTGCGGCCCACCTTCCAGAGCTGCGGCACGGTGGGAGGGCTCCCGGGTGGTTCGGCCCGGTGCACCACCGGATGGGACTGGCGCCCCTGGTCGGTGCCCTGCCGGCGCTCGCCTTTCCGGAGCCGGCCTGGTGGTGGTTCGCGTATGTGGCGCTCGTGCCGTGGCTGCTGTTGTTGCGGTCTGCGCCCTCCGGTCGGCAGGCGGCGATCGAGGGCTGGCTCGGCGGGATGGGTTTTGTGATCGCCGTCCACCACTGGCTGGTGCCCAGCCTCCATGTGTTCATCGTGGTGCTCGGTGCGCTGCTGGGACTGTTGTGGGCACCCTGGGGCTGGCTGGTCCACTCCCGGCTGCGTGGTGGCCTCTCGCCGAGCGGAACGGCCGTCGCCCTGGTGGTGGTCCCGTCGGGATGGCTGATGATCGAACTGGTCCGGTCCTGGGAGGGGCTCGGCGGCCCCTGGGGCCTGCTCGGTGCGAGCCAGTTCGATGTCGCCCCCGCCCTGGTGATCGCATCGGTCGGTGGGGTGTGGCTCCTCACCCTGTTGGTGGTGGCGGTGAACACGACGATCGCTCTGCTGATCGCCGTCCCCTCGGCCAGAACCGCCGTGCTCACGGGCGCCCTCGTCGGTGCACTGGTGATCACGGCCATGGGGTTCGTCGCCCCGCGCCCGGAGGAGTCGGGGCGGATGCGGGTGGCGATCGTGCAGCCGGGGGTGTTCGAGGGAGCGGGCGAGCGGGGTGCGGAGCAACGCTTCGCACGCGGTGAGGAACTGACCCGTGCGTTGGTGGGCCAACGGCTCGATCTGGTCGTCTGGGGCGAGAGCAGTGTGGGTGCGGATCTTGGTGAACGGCCCGACCTGACGGCCCGGCTGACGGCGCTCTCCCGTGCTGTCGGAGCCGAGGTGCTGGTCAATGTGGATGCCCGCCGCACCGACGGGGGGCAGGGGGCCGGCATCTACAAGAGTTCCGTGCTGGTGGGCCCGACGGGACCGACCGGCGACCGCTACGACAAGATGCGGCTGGTTCCGTTCGGGGAGTACGTCCCGGCTCGGGAGCTGCTGGGGTGGGCGACTTCGGTGGGCAGGGCCGCCGGCGAGGATCGCGTGCGGGGCACCCGGGCGGTGGTGATGGAGGTGGCGCGGGGCGGCACCCCGGGCGAGGGCGGCACCCGGATCGGGCCGCTCGTCTGCTTCGAGTCGGCGTTCCCCGATATGAGCAGACAGCTGACCCGGGACGGCGCGCGACTGTTGCTCGCCCAGTCGGCGACCTCGTCGTTCCAGGGCAGTTGGGCTCCCGAGCAGCACGCATCGCTGGCGGCGCTGCGCGCGGCCGAGAACGGTCGGCCCATGGTCCATGCCACGCTCACCGGAGTCAGTGCGGTGTACGGGGCCGAGGGCGACCGCATCGGGCGTCAACTGCCCACCGGCACGAGCGCCGCCGCCGTCTACGAGGTGCCGCTGACCCGAGGAACGACCGGATTCGTCCGGTTCGGTGACTGGGCCGTGCAGGGCGCCGCAGCCGTTCTGGTCGTACTCGGCGCCTGGGAGGCGACACGCAGGGTCAGGAGGCGTGCTCCATCGCCCGCAGTACGACCTGCTCACACAACTCATGGGTCTGCAAGGCGTCCTGAGCGCTGA
- a CDS encoding ABC transporter substrate-binding protein — protein MFYRTCLQSTAALASISLLAGCGLFSDAQGGGDQKITVGTTSEPTTLDPAAAWDGSWELYRNVYQTLLSFPTDSTLPQPDAAQRCEFTGPKVYECTLKPGLLFSNGEKLNAEAVKHSITRVQHISSRNGPSKLLTSLGSVQTDGELKVKFFLKASDATFPFVLATPATSLVAPEEYPATQLRKDGGVTGSGPYKLSSYTKGEKAELVKNGSYRGFARLKNDAITIRYFRDSEIMIGALKRKKIDATFRGLSATDVADLQQSKLPQNKNLQVIETVGADIRYLVFNPKDPMAGKTSVRRAIAQIIDRGALISKVYKGTAEPLYSMIPRGITGHSTQFFDVYGEPDASKAKKILERDGITEPVELTLWYTTDRYGAGTGIEFNAIKQQLEASGLFKITVKGKPEAEFQKGYQSGTYPVFGRGWFPDFPDPDNFIAPFVGEQNVLSTPYVNDEITKELLPQSRTETDRGAVAKYFEDVQKILAKDVRLLPLWQGKVYIAANKEIGGSERAVDPQAIMQMWELYRKASW, from the coding sequence GTGTTCTACCGGACCTGTCTGCAGTCCACTGCAGCCCTAGCGTCCATATCCCTGCTCGCGGGGTGCGGCCTGTTCTCCGATGCCCAGGGCGGCGGCGACCAGAAGATTACGGTCGGCACGACGAGCGAGCCCACGACCCTCGATCCGGCAGCCGCCTGGGACGGTTCATGGGAGTTGTATCGCAATGTCTATCAAACCCTGCTGAGTTTCCCGACCGACTCCACGCTGCCGCAACCCGATGCGGCACAGCGTTGCGAGTTCACCGGCCCCAAGGTTTACGAATGCACGTTGAAGCCGGGACTCTTGTTCTCCAATGGAGAGAAGCTCAACGCGGAAGCGGTCAAGCACTCCATCACGCGCGTTCAGCACATCTCTTCCAGGAACGGCCCCAGTAAACTGCTGACCTCCCTCGGCAGTGTGCAGACCGACGGCGAACTCAAGGTCAAATTCTTCCTCAAGGCGTCCGACGCCACCTTCCCCTTCGTCCTCGCCACCCCGGCCACCTCCTTGGTCGCGCCGGAGGAGTACCCGGCCACCCAGTTGCGCAAGGACGGTGGTGTGACGGGCTCGGGGCCCTACAAGTTGAGCTCCTACACCAAGGGCGAGAAGGCCGAACTCGTCAAGAACGGCAGCTACCGCGGGTTCGCCCGGTTGAAGAACGACGCCATCACGATTCGATACTTCCGCGACTCCGAGATCATGATCGGAGCGCTGAAGCGGAAGAAGATCGACGCCACCTTCCGGGGACTCTCCGCCACGGACGTGGCGGACCTCCAGCAGTCGAAGCTGCCGCAGAACAAGAATCTCCAGGTCATCGAGACGGTTGGCGCGGACATACGCTACCTCGTCTTCAACCCCAAGGACCCGATGGCGGGCAAGACATCGGTGCGCAGGGCGATCGCCCAGATCATCGACCGTGGGGCCCTCATCTCCAAGGTCTACAAGGGCACCGCCGAGCCCCTGTACTCGATGATCCCCCGAGGGATCACGGGCCACTCCACCCAGTTCTTCGACGTCTACGGCGAGCCCGACGCCAGCAAGGCCAAGAAGATCTTGGAGCGGGACGGAATCACCGAGCCGGTCGAGCTGACCCTCTGGTACACCACCGACCGCTACGGCGCGGGCACGGGCATTGAGTTCAACGCGATCAAGCAGCAGCTGGAAGCGTCGGGGCTGTTCAAGATCACCGTCAAGGGCAAGCCCGAGGCGGAGTTCCAGAAGGGCTACCAGAGCGGCACCTACCCGGTCTTCGGGCGCGGTTGGTTCCCCGACTTCCCGGACCCGGACAACTTCATCGCGCCCTTCGTGGGCGAACAGAACGTCCTGTCGACCCCCTACGTCAACGACGAGATCACCAAGGAGCTGCTGCCCCAGTCCCGCACCGAGACTGACCGCGGTGCCGTCGCCAAGTACTTCGAGGACGTACAGAAGATCCTCGCCAAGGACGTGCGGCTGCTTCCGCTGTGGCAGGGCAAGGTCTACATCGCGGCCAACAAGGAGATCGGCGGAAGCGAGCGCGCGGTCGACCCGCAGGCGATCATGCAGATGTGGGAGCTCTACCGCAAGGCCAGTTGGTAG
- a CDS encoding nuclear transport factor 2 family protein, translating to MTQRVDLATVMDRLAIDELVTRYAVAVDDADWSAFRELFAPGGRADYRSAGGIEGSAAEVADWMAGNLESLPVRQHLVVNRLLRLQDLGGYFGDDGEVQADYLHSVRGDGGEGHASGGRYSFGVLRTDDGWRLTQVVMREKWRNDSGAPAGV from the coding sequence ATGACGCAGCGCGTGGATCTCGCAACGGTAATGGACCGGCTGGCCATCGACGAGCTGGTGACTCGCTATGCGGTGGCCGTGGACGATGCGGACTGGAGCGCGTTCCGAGAACTGTTCGCCCCTGGGGGGCGGGCCGACTACCGCAGTGCCGGTGGGATCGAGGGATCGGCGGCCGAGGTCGCCGACTGGATGGCGGGGAACCTGGAGTCCCTGCCCGTACGACAGCACCTCGTCGTCAACCGTCTCCTACGGCTACAAGACCTCGGCGGTTACTTCGGCGACGACGGCGAGGTGCAGGCCGACTATCTGCATTCGGTGCGCGGGGACGGCGGCGAAGGCCATGCATCGGGTGGGCGCTACAGCTTCGGTGTCCTCCGTACCGACGACGGATGGCGACTCACCCAGGTGGTGATGCGGGAGAAGTGGCGCAACGATTCGGGGGCGCCCGCCGGAGTCTGA
- the fabG gene encoding 3-oxoacyl-ACP reductase FabG has protein sequence MSTTEQRVAVVTGAARGIGAATAVRLAADGRAVAVLDLDEAACKDTVDAITAAGGRALAVSCDVSDSGRVDAAIARVAAELGAPTILVNNAGVLRDNLLFKMTESDWDTVVNVHLKGAFLMAKACQKHMVDAGFGRIVSLSSSSALGNRGQANYSAVKAGLQGFTKTLAKELGKFGITANAVAPGFIATDMTAATAARVGMGFDEFQAAAATQIPVQRVGRPEDVAAAIAYFAGDEAGFVSGQVLYVAGGPLD, from the coding sequence ATGTCCACCACCGAGCAGCGGGTAGCCGTTGTCACCGGGGCGGCCCGGGGCATCGGAGCCGCCACCGCCGTACGACTCGCCGCCGACGGCCGGGCCGTCGCGGTACTCGACCTGGACGAAGCGGCCTGCAAGGACACGGTGGATGCGATCACCGCGGCGGGGGGTCGAGCCCTCGCCGTCAGCTGCGACGTCTCCGACAGTGGCCGGGTGGACGCCGCGATCGCCCGGGTCGCCGCGGAGTTGGGCGCACCGACCATCCTCGTGAACAACGCCGGAGTGCTGCGGGACAACCTGCTGTTCAAGATGACCGAGTCCGACTGGGACACGGTGGTGAACGTGCACCTCAAGGGCGCGTTCCTGATGGCCAAGGCATGCCAGAAGCACATGGTGGACGCCGGTTTCGGACGGATCGTCTCGCTCTCCTCATCCTCGGCGCTCGGCAACCGCGGCCAGGCCAATTACTCCGCGGTCAAGGCCGGGCTCCAGGGCTTCACCAAGACCCTCGCCAAAGAGCTCGGCAAGTTCGGGATCACGGCCAACGCCGTCGCCCCCGGCTTCATCGCAACGGACATGACGGCGGCGACCGCGGCCCGCGTCGGCATGGGCTTCGACGAGTTCCAGGCTGCCGCCGCCACCCAGATCCCGGTCCAACGGGTGGGGCGCCCCGAGGACGTGGCGGCAGCGATCGCGTACTTCGCCGGTGACGAGGCGGGATTCGTCTCCGGACAGGTGTTGTACGTGGCCGGCGGACCGCTCGACTGA
- a CDS encoding Gfo/Idh/MocA family protein gives MKIGCIGLGDIAQKAYLPVFGALPGIELHLQTRTPATLARTAEAYRIPAAQQHTTLESLLAQDLDAAFVHAPTAVHAQIVGTLIEAGVPTFVDKPLANELAEARRLVELAAARRVSLAVGFNRRFAPSYAQCLEHPRDLILLQKNRIGLAEVPRTFVYDDFIHVVDTLRFLAPGPIEHTDVRARLIGDHLHHVVLQLSGDGFTAIGTMNHRSGSTEEILEIAGQDSKREVRNLAEVVDHKGQPSIRRRGDWVPVARQRGIEQAVLVFLDAVRAGTVLSAQDALQTHELCEQVVLRAMEHAS, from the coding sequence GTGAAGATCGGTTGCATCGGCCTCGGAGACATCGCGCAGAAGGCGTATCTGCCCGTGTTCGGCGCACTGCCCGGGATCGAGCTGCACCTCCAGACACGTACTCCTGCCACCCTCGCCCGGACGGCCGAGGCGTACCGCATCCCGGCGGCACAACAACACACCACCTTGGAATCCCTGCTCGCCCAGGACCTCGACGCCGCCTTCGTCCACGCCCCGACCGCCGTGCATGCGCAGATCGTCGGCACCCTGATCGAGGCGGGTGTGCCCACATTCGTCGACAAGCCGCTGGCCAATGAACTGGCCGAGGCACGCCGACTGGTGGAACTCGCCGCAGCGCGTCGGGTCAGCCTCGCCGTCGGCTTCAACCGCCGCTTCGCACCCTCCTACGCCCAGTGCCTGGAACACCCCCGCGATCTGATCCTGCTCCAGAAGAACCGCATCGGGCTCGCCGAAGTCCCGCGCACCTTCGTCTACGACGACTTCATCCATGTCGTCGACACCCTGCGCTTCCTGGCCCCTGGGCCGATCGAGCACACGGACGTACGCGCTCGTCTGATCGGTGATCACCTCCATCACGTCGTGCTCCAGCTGTCCGGTGACGGCTTCACCGCGATCGGCACGATGAACCACCGCAGCGGCTCCACCGAGGAGATCCTGGAGATCGCGGGCCAGGACAGCAAGCGCGAAGTGCGCAACCTCGCCGAGGTCGTCGACCACAAGGGGCAGCCCAGCATTCGGCGCCGGGGCGACTGGGTGCCCGTCGCCAGGCAGCGAGGCATCGAACAGGCGGTGCTCGTCTTCCTCGACGCCGTACGCGCCGGGACGGTCCTCAGCGCTCAGGACGCCTTGCAGACCCATGAGTTGTGTGAGCAGGTCGTACTGCGGGCGATGGAGCACGCCTCCTGA
- a CDS encoding FAD-dependent monooxygenase, whose amino-acid sequence MSGSARPTAPRAIVIGSGIGGLTAAVALHQRGWRTTVFERAQSLEPVGAGISLAPNGQRALDVIGLGDGIRELAAWQGGGGLRNPRGRWLNRVDSAAFAERFGGPLVVIHRATLIDLIASGLPTGVVRTASPAELIDPGVPGGQPAVVAVGADRLEAELVVAADGIHSSARQTLFPAHPAPAYSGFTTWRVLVPALEQPQEPHETWGPGMLWGTQPLKDGSLYAYAAALAPRGERADDERAELLRRFGGWHEPVPQIIDATSPGGVLRSDVHHLIDPLPTFHRGRTALLGDAAHAMTPMLGQGGNQAVEDAVVLAHHLAPNGDLGSSLAAYSADRQPRTTAIVRKAARVARAQSLSSAPAVTVREALLGLIARLGPRVALRAGDGILDWRPPQRTYADQASHG is encoded by the coding sequence ATGTCCGGTTCGGCTCGACCCACTGCGCCCCGTGCCATCGTGATCGGCAGCGGCATCGGCGGTCTCACCGCCGCCGTGGCCCTGCACCAGCGAGGCTGGCGAACCACGGTCTTCGAACGAGCGCAGAGCCTGGAGCCCGTGGGCGCGGGAATCAGCCTCGCCCCCAATGGCCAACGGGCGCTCGACGTCATCGGGCTGGGCGACGGCATCCGTGAACTCGCCGCCTGGCAGGGCGGTGGCGGTCTGCGCAACCCCCGAGGTCGCTGGCTCAACCGAGTGGACAGCGCGGCGTTCGCCGAACGCTTCGGCGGCCCCCTCGTGGTGATCCACCGCGCCACCCTGATCGACCTGATCGCATCCGGGCTGCCCACCGGGGTCGTACGGACCGCGAGCCCCGCTGAGCTGATCGATCCCGGTGTACCCGGTGGACAGCCGGCCGTGGTCGCCGTCGGCGCCGACCGACTCGAAGCCGAACTGGTCGTCGCCGCCGACGGAATCCACTCGTCCGCACGCCAGACCCTGTTCCCGGCGCACCCTGCACCGGCCTACTCCGGCTTCACCACCTGGCGCGTGCTCGTTCCGGCGCTCGAACAACCCCAGGAACCCCACGAGACCTGGGGCCCGGGGATGCTCTGGGGCACCCAGCCGCTCAAGGACGGCTCCCTCTACGCCTACGCGGCGGCCCTCGCGCCGCGCGGAGAGCGCGCCGACGACGAACGCGCCGAACTGCTGCGCCGCTTCGGCGGTTGGCACGAGCCCGTGCCACAGATCATCGACGCCACATCACCGGGCGGGGTACTGCGCAGCGACGTCCACCACCTCATCGACCCGCTGCCCACGTTCCACCGGGGCCGCACCGCGCTGCTCGGGGACGCCGCCCACGCCATGACCCCGATGCTCGGTCAAGGCGGCAACCAGGCCGTCGAGGACGCCGTGGTCCTCGCCCATCATCTGGCGCCGAACGGAGACCTCGGCTCCTCGCTCGCCGCCTACAGCGCCGATCGCCAACCCCGCACCACCGCCATCGTGCGCAAAGCCGCCCGGGTCGCCAGGGCGCAATCGCTGTCCAGCGCTCCGGCGGTCACCGTGCGCGAAGCGCTGCTGGGTCTGATCGCCCGCCTCGGCCCGCGGGTCGCCCTCCGCGCGGGCGACGGGATCCTCGACTGGCGGCCACCCCAGCGCACGTATGCTGACCAGGCATCGCACGGATGA
- a CDS encoding uracil-DNA glycosylase: MTDTDMLPESWRGVLGDELAQPYFKELTEFVEEERAKGPVYPPREEVFAALDATPYDQVKVLILGQDPYHGEGQGHGLCFSVRPGVKTPPSLRNIYKEMQAELGLPVPDNGYLMPWAQQGVLLLNAVLTVRAGEANSHKGKGWEKVTDAVIRAVASRPDPAVFVLWGNYAQKKLPLIDESRHVVVKGAHPSPLSAKKFFGSQPFTQINEAVAAQGHEPIDWRIPNLG, translated from the coding sequence GTGACCGACACCGACATGCTGCCCGAGTCCTGGCGCGGCGTCCTCGGCGACGAACTGGCCCAGCCCTACTTCAAGGAGCTGACCGAGTTCGTCGAGGAAGAGCGGGCGAAGGGTCCCGTCTACCCGCCGCGGGAGGAAGTCTTCGCAGCCCTCGACGCCACTCCCTATGACCAGGTCAAGGTTCTCATCCTGGGCCAGGACCCCTACCACGGTGAGGGCCAGGGGCACGGACTGTGCTTCTCGGTGCGTCCCGGTGTGAAGACGCCTCCCTCTCTCCGCAACATCTACAAGGAGATGCAGGCAGAGCTGGGTCTGCCCGTTCCGGACAACGGCTATCTGATGCCGTGGGCCCAGCAGGGAGTCCTCCTGCTGAACGCGGTGCTGACGGTCCGGGCGGGCGAGGCGAACTCCCACAAGGGCAAGGGATGGGAGAAGGTGACGGACGCAGTGATCCGCGCGGTCGCCTCGCGCCCCGACCCGGCCGTCTTCGTCCTCTGGGGCAACTACGCGCAGAAGAAGCTCCCCCTGATCGACGAGTCCCGGCACGTCGTGGTCAAGGGCGCCCACCCTTCCCCGCTCTCCGCGAAGAAGTTCTTCGGTTCGCAGCCCTTCACCCAGATCAACGAGGCGGTCGCCGCACAGGGCCACGAGCCGATCGACTGGCGCATCCCGAACCTGGGCTGA
- a CDS encoding SDR family oxidoreductase — protein sequence MHTESHRADGAQAPTSGRTALITGGSRGIGYGIAEALVARGDRVCITGRNEDALREAVDRLGSDRAIAVAGKAHDEAHQAAAVRHVMEAFGRIDFLVNNAGTNPVYGPLAELDLSVVRKVYETNVISALGFAQQAYHAWQKENGGAIVNIASVAGLAPSPFLGAYGMSKAAMVNLTLQLAHEFAPGVRVNAIAPAVVKTQFARALFEGREEEAAAAYPLGRLGVPADIGAAAAFLTSEQSDWVTGQTLVVDGGIFLKAGLH from the coding sequence ATGCACACCGAGTCACACCGGGCCGACGGGGCCCAGGCCCCCACAAGCGGTCGGACCGCCCTGATCACCGGGGGAAGCCGCGGCATCGGCTATGGCATCGCCGAGGCGCTCGTCGCCCGCGGCGACCGGGTCTGCATCACCGGACGCAACGAGGACGCGCTACGGGAGGCGGTGGACCGGCTCGGCTCCGACCGTGCCATCGCGGTCGCGGGCAAGGCCCATGACGAGGCCCATCAGGCAGCAGCGGTGCGGCACGTCATGGAAGCCTTCGGGCGGATCGACTTCCTGGTGAACAACGCCGGTACCAATCCGGTCTACGGTCCACTCGCCGAACTCGATCTTTCCGTGGTGCGCAAGGTGTACGAGACGAATGTGATCTCGGCGCTCGGGTTCGCCCAACAGGCGTACCACGCATGGCAGAAGGAGAACGGCGGCGCGATCGTGAACATCGCCTCCGTTGCCGGACTCGCTCCCTCCCCATTCCTCGGCGCCTATGGCATGAGCAAGGCGGCCATGGTTAATCTGACCCTTCAGTTGGCCCATGAGTTCGCCCCTGGGGTGCGGGTCAACGCGATTGCTCCCGCGGTGGTCAAGACCCAATTCGCGCGGGCGCTTTTCGAGGGCCGTGAGGAGGAGGCGGCTGCGGCCTACCCGCTGGGGCGGCTCGGGGTGCCCGCGGACATCGGTGCGGCGGCTGCTTTTCTCACCTCGGAGCAATCCGACTGGGTCACGGGACAGACATTGGTCGTTGACGGGGGTATCTTCCTCAAAGCAGGATTGCATTGA